GAAGATCCACCTTGCCGGTACCGAGGAGCGGGATGCTGTCGATCGGAAAACAGTTCTCCTTCCTGGGTAACCAAAGATTCGGGAGATTCAGCCCTCGGAGGCGGCTGAGGAGTTCGTCTGCATCAATCCCCAGCTCCTCATACAGGACCATGAGTCGCTCACCCTTTTGTTCGTCGGGCAGAGAGGTGACGACGCACCTGAGGTCGAAGGTTCCGAGCACCTGCTGGATAGCCTCCTCAATCTTGACGTGCGGGACCATCTCACCGCCGATCTTACTGAAACGGGATAGCCGATCAGTAATCGTGAGGAACCCATCCTCATCCAGTGTGCCGATGTCGCCGGTAATGTACCACCCGTCCCGGATCACCTCCCTGGTGTACTCAGGATCTTTGAGATACCCCATCATCACGTTGGGACCCTTGATCAGGACCAGCCCCTCCTCGCCGGCCAGCGCAGTCCAAGGGTCTTTTCTTGCTCCGCCTGGTAGGTGCGGATGCGCTCGGCAGTAGAAGAGTCAATCAGACCGCCACTGATCCATCGTTCAATGTGC
The DNA window shown above is from Candidatus Methylomirabilis tolerans and carries:
- a CDS encoding AMP-binding protein, whose translation is MMMGYLKDPEYTREVIRDGWYITGDIGTLDEDGFLTITDRLSRFSKIGGEMVPHVKIEEAIQQVLGTFDLRCVVTSLPDEQKGERLMVLYEELGIDADELLSRLRGLNLPNLWLPRKENCFPIDSIPLLGTGKVDLRGVRERAEQLDLSRRAGEV